In the genome of Paenibacillus sp. GP183, the window AAATCGGTGTTGAGGTAGATAATAATTTTGAGCCCAAGTATATTACTATTCGGGGTAAAGGAACCATTCTCAAGGAACTTAAAGATGCCAGCAAAAAAGTAAAAAGAATCTATCTCGCAGCTGACCCGGATCGCGAAGGGGAAGCGATCGCCTGGCATCTTGCTCATTATTTGGATGTAGATTCAGATGAGGCTTGCCGTGTTGTATTTAATGAAATCACCAAGGATGCAGTGAAAGATGCATTCAAGACACCCAGAAAGATCAATCAGGATCTGGTTAATGCACAGCAAGCGAGAAGGATTCTTGACCGCCTTGTAGGCTATAAAATAAGTCCCTTGTTATGGAAAAAAGTGAAAAAAGGCCTGTCTGCAGGCCGAGTTCAATCTGTAGCGGTTAAACTGATTATGGATCGCGAAAATGAAATTAACGCTTTCGATCCGGAAGAGTACTGGTCCATTTCGGTTTTGCTCGCCGCGGGAAAATCCAGCTTTGAAGCAAAGTACCACAGCATGAAGGGCGAGAAGAGAGAGCTGCATTCCGAAGATGCCGTCAAGCAAGTCATGGATGCTATGGGCAATGCTGATTTTATCGTTCAAGAGATTAAAGAGAAGGAACGTCAGCGCAATCCGTCTCCGCCATTTATCACTAGCTCCCTGCAGCAGGAAGCGGCCAGAAAATTGAATTTCCGCGCTTCCAAAACGATGTCGGTAGCCCAGCAATTATATGAAGGAATTGATCTCGGCAAAGAGGGAACCGTCGGTTTGATCACCTATATGCGTACGGATTCCACCCGGATATCTCCTATTGCCCAAGAAGAAGCCAAAGAGTACATTATTGGCAAATTTGGCGCAGCCTTTTATCCGGAAACGCCTCGTGTCTATACGAAGAAAAACGCCAATGCACAAGACGCGCATGAAGGGATACGACCAACGTCGGTTCTGCGTGCACCGGAAATGGTTAAGGAATTTCTCAGCAAAGATCAGTTTCGGTTATACAAGCTGGTGTGGGACCGTTTTGTTGCGAGTCAAATGTCTTCGGCTGTACTTGATACCATGACCGTTGATTTAACTGCTGGCGATACCCTGTTTAGGGCAAATGGTTCCAAAATGAAGTTCCAAGGCTTCATGAAGGTTTATGTAGAAAGTAATGATGACGGTACGACCGAAGAAGATAAACTGCTTCCGCCGCTTACACAAGGCGATAAGCTTAAGAAGGAAAGCATCGAGCCCAAGCAGCACTTCACTCAACCGCCTCCAAGGTACACAGAAGCCCGTTTGGTACGTGCGCTTGAAGAGATGGGTATTGGCCGCCCCAGCACCTATGCACCTACCCTTGAAACGATACAGAAGCGCGGTTATGTCGCGATAGACGAGAAGAAGTTTATTCCAACCGAGCTGGGAGAGCTGGTTATTCAGCTAATGACTGAATTTTTCCCGGAGATTCTTGACGTGGAATTCACGGCGCATATGGAAGAGGAGCTTGATTTCGTCGAAGAGGGGAAAGAGGACTGGGTCAAGGTTCTGGATACCTTCTATACTTCTTTCGAAAAACGGCTTGAATTCGCCGAGGAAGAAATGAAAGAAATTGAAATTCAAGACGAAGTTTCGGATGAAATTTGTGAAAAGTGCGGGAAGCATTTGGTTTATAAAATGGGCCGTTTTGGCAAATTCCTTGCCTGCTCCGGATTTCCGGACTGCCGCAATACAAAACCCATCGTTAAGGATATCGGCGTAACCTGCCCTACCTGCAAGGAAGGGAAGATCGTGGAGCGCAGAAGCAAGAAAGGGAGAATCTTCTTCGGCTGTGATCGTTATCCTGCCTGCGATTTCGTATCCTGGGATAAGCCGGTCGATAAGCCATGTCCCGAATGCGGTTCTCTGCTCGTAGAGAAAAGAAATAAAAACGGCATCATCATTCAATGTGTGCAGTGTGATTTTAAAGAAGAAAAAGAAGAGCCTAATGATGAGAATTAAAAGATTAGAGGTGTAAAGCATTTGCCGGATATTCAAAAAGTTACAGTCATCGGAGCCGGATTGGCCGGGAGTGAAGCTGCCTGGCAAATCGCCAATCAGGGTGTCCCGGTCACTTTATATGAGATGCGGCCTGTTCGCCGAACACCTGCCCATATTACGGATAAATTCGCCGAACTTGTTTGCAGCAATTCGCTTAGAGCCAATGGGTTGACCAATGCAGTTGGTGTGCTCAAGCAGGAAATGAGACTTATGAATTCCCTGATTCTCGCTGCTGCCGACAAGCATGCTGTTCCCGCAGGTGGAGCGCTAGCTGTAGATCGTGACGGTTTCTCAGGAGAGATTACTTCTACACTTCGCAATCATCCACTAATTGAAGTGCGCAACGAAGAAGTTGGAAGTCTACCTGAAGGTATAACTCTGGTCGCCACAGGTCCGCTTACTTCTCCAGCGCTTTCGGAGGAGCTCAAACAGCTCATGGGAGAGGAATATTTGTACTTCTATGATGCGGCAGCTCCCATTATTGAGAAAGATTCCATCGATATGGATAAGGTATATTTAGCTTCCCGTTATGATAAAGGTGAAGCCGCTTATTTGAACTGTCCCATGACGGAGGAAGAATTCCAGAATTTCTATGATGCGCTGATTTCGGCGGAAGTGGCGGAGCTTAAGGAATTCGAGAAGGAGATTTACTTTGAAGGCTGTATGCCGATCGAGGTAATGGCTAAGCGCGGCCAACAAACGGTGCTGTTCGGTCCGATGAAGCCTGTAGGCTTGATTAACCCTCATACCGGGAAGATGCCTCATGCTGTCGTTCAGCTTCGTCAGGATAATGCAGCTGGAACCCTATACAACCTTGTGGGCTTCCAAACTCATTTGAAATGGGGCGAACAAAAGCGTGTTCTATCCTTGATTCCGGGACTGGAGCATGCAGAGTTTGTGCGATATGGAGTTATGCATCGCAATACATTTATCAACTCTCCGCAGCTGCTGAAATCTACGTATCAATTTAAACGGAGAGCCGATTTATTTTTTGCCGGACAAATGACAGGTGTAGAGGGTTATGTCGAATCTGCTGCTTCCGGACTGATAGCGGGTCTGAATGCCGGCCGTTTTGCACAAGGCAAGGACATGCTTAATTTGCCTCAGGAGACTGCTCTTGGAAGCATGGCGGCTTATATCACAACCGCTGATTTCAAACATTTTCAGCCTATGAATGCTAACTTCGGGTTGTTTCCTCCCTTGGGCGAAAAGATTCGCAACAAGAAGCTCAAATATGAAATGCTGGCGAATCGGGCGCTTGAACGAATTGAAAATTTTTCACAAGAATTACACAATATATAACTTGTAAGTAAAAGCTGGCCTGTGTTACGATAGATAGGATAAATTTTGCTTAAAACATGGTTTTGTCCATTTGGTTTAGAAGTTGAACGAGCAGGAGAACAACAGGTAATCACCTGAGAGGTTCTCCGCGCTGCGTTCTTTTTACGTCTTTAAGAAGAAAAATAGTTGTCATATTATGGTTTAAGAAGAGGTGGACCAATGGACGCAACGTTTCATGCCACTACAATTTTTGCGATTCGCCACCAGGGAAAAGGCGCCATCGCGGGAGATGGGCAAGTAACCTTCGGCAACAGTATGATCATGAAGGGCAGCGCAAAAAAAGTAAGACGGCTGTACCGCGGTAAGGTCATTGCCGGATTTGCGGGTTCAGTGGCCGATGCCATTACCTTATTTGAGAAATTTGAAGGTAAGCTGGAGGAGCATCACGGCAATTTGCAGAGAGCAGCCGTCGAACTCGCCAAAGATTGGCGACAGGATCGGGTGCTCCGCAGACTGGAAGCTATGATGATCGTGATGGATGCTGCAGGGCTGCTTTTGATTTCAGGCAACGGAGAAATTATTGAGCCCGATGACGGGATGCTGGCGATTGGATCGGGCGGAAGCTTCGCTCTGGCGGCTGGCCGTGCCTTGCACCGCCATGCCTCGCATCTGACGGCTAAAGATATAGCCAAAGCATCTCTGGAAACCGCTGCAGACATCTGCGTTTTCACCAATCACAACATAATTGTAGAAGAAATTGAGTAGTATACGGCTAACGTTGTAGTTTTGCAACTCAGCCTATGCTTACGATGCAAGTTTTGCTAAAGCAAAACTTTAAGGAGGGTAAACCCATGAACAAAAACGCCCTTACTCCCAAACAAATCGTCCAGGAGCTTGATCGCTATATTGTCGGACAGAAAAAGGCCAAAAAATCGGTTGCCATCGCTCTGCGCAATCGATATCGAAGAAGCCTGCTCGATGAGTCGATTCGCGACGAAATCGTTCCCAAGAACATTCTCATGATCGGGCCGACCGGTGTCGGTAAAACGGAAATTGCCCGAAGATTGGCAAAGCTGGTAGGCGCGCCTTTCGTCAAAGTGGAAGCGACGAAGTTCACGGAGGTCGGCTATGTAGGGCGTGATGTCGAATCGATGGTGCGAGATCTCGTTGAAACTTCGATACGCATGGTGAAGGCGGAGAGGACGGAGATCGTGAAAGACAAAGCGGAACAGATGGCGAATGAGCGCATTGTTCATCTGCTGGTACCTGTCCCGAGCCGTTCCAAAGCTCAGCGGAATCCGCTTGAAATGATTTTCGGCGGACAGAACCAGCAAGAGGCCGAAGAGGTCGCTCCGGACCCGAACATCGCTGCGAAACGGGAGAAAGTCAGCGAACGGCTGGCGGCAGGAGAATTGGAGCAGGATATTATTGAAATCGAAGTGGAGGATAATTCTAATTCGATGCTCGATATGCTCAGCGGCCAGGGTAATGAGCAGATGGGTATGAATATGCAGGAAATGCTGGGCAGTTTGATGCCGAAACGTACGAAGAAGCGCAAGCTAATGATTAAGGAAGCCCGCAAAGTCCTTATCCAGGAAGAAGCACAGCGGCTCATTGATATGGATGAGGTTATCCAGGAATCGGTAAACCGCGCCGAGCAGTCCGGTATCATTTTTATTGATGAAATCGACAAAATAGCCGGCAGCAGCCGAGGTGGTGGGCCCGATGTTTCACGCGAGGGCGTGCAGAGGGATATTCTTCCGATCGTGGAAGGCTCCACTATCGTCACTAAATATGGACCCATCAAGACCGATTTTGTCCTCTTTATTGCTGCCGGTGCTTTTCACATATCGAAACCATCTGATCTGATTCCCGAGCTGCAGGGCCGTTTCCCTATTCGGGTGGAACTGAGCAACCTGACTCTGGAGGATTTTGTTCTGATCTTGAAGGAACCCAAAAATGCCTTAACCAAGCAGTATACAGCTTTGCTTCAAACAGAAGGCATTCATGTTGAATTCTCGGATGAAGCCATTATGGAGATTGCCCAGATTGCCGTTGAAGTCAATCAGAATACCGAGAATATCGGAGCCAGAAGGCTTCACACCATTTTGGAAAAATTATTGGAGGATCTTTCTTTCGAAGCTCCGGAGTTAACTTTGGATCAATTTGTCATTAACCCCGAGTATGTCAGAGAGAAACTGAGTGAAATCGTGCAAAACCGCGATCTAAGTCAGTACATTTTATAAAGGTATTGGAAATCTGGGAGGCCAAGGAATGAGTTTATTAAACAAGACTAGAAGACTGAACCGTCTGCTGCAAAAAGAAGCAGGCAATGCGGTAAGTTTTATGGATATGACAGAGGTACTGAAGGATACGGTCAATGCGAATATTTATGTGGTCAGCCGCAAAGGCAAAATTCTCGGATACGCCATCACGAGTGAGATCGTATCCTCTGAATTAAACCGCGCGATTTTGAAGGAGCGGAGGTTTCCAGATGAATTCAACAGCCATCTGATGAAAGTTGCAGAAACGACCTCCAATCTAGATCAAAGCAGCCCTTACCATTATTTTACCGATCAGATGAAATCTGTATTTGAATACAATTATATGACCATTGTTCCGATCATTGGCGGTGGTGAACGGCTAGGTACGTTGATTCTTACCCGCAACAATGCTCCGTTTGTTGATGACGATCTGATTTTGGCTGAATATGGTTCCACGGTTATAGCTATGGAAATCCTTCGCGAACGTGCTGAGGAGATCGAGGTGGAGGCCCGTGGCAAGGCTGTCGTCCAGGTGGCGGTCGGCTCATTGTCATTCAGTGAGATTGAGGCCGTAGAACACATCTTTGAAGAGCTGGAAGGCAAGGAAGGCTTGCTGGTTGCCAGCAAAATTGCCGACCGGGTGGGTATTACCCGGTCTGTCATCGTGAACGCACTCCGCAAGCTTGAAAGCGCCGGGGTTATTGAAACACGCTCACTCGGAATGAAAGGCACTTATATTCGCATCCTGAATGATCAATTAATTCAGGGAATTGAGCAATTGAAGACAAAGCTGTAATATTTGCAATGATCCGAAACTTTCAAATAAAGCCCTATCTTTTAAAAAGATAGGGCTTTTTTCTCATTGTAAGTTGTTTCATTTTCTTTCAAGATAGAAATTATGACATGATACCTGAAAAATCACAAAATTATCCAATTTATTGAGCGTGAACTATCAAGATTCAATAAAATTTTGTCGAACTTAGGAGGATTATTAATCTCAGGTGTGGAATAAGATACGGAAAAGGAAAATTTTCTCTTAAAGGTGGGTAAAAATGCATTTTTTGTTGAATAAACCGGGCTTTAATCTCATGGAGCGCTCTCTGGATGCTTCTACTCTTCGACAAAAAGTGATAGCAAACAACATCGCCAATGTGGATACTCCGTATTTCAAGCGGTCCGATGTCGCATTTGAGGAGATTTTGCAGAATGAAATGTCCGTTTCGACACCCTCTATAATAGGTTATCGGACAGACCCCCGGCATTTTTTAATAGGAAATTCAAAATTAGGTGCAACTCCGGAAATCAGAACTGATCAGAATTCCACGATCAACAACAATTTGAACAATGTTGATATGGATTATGAGATGTCATTAATGGCCAAGAATCAATTGAAGTACAATGTTCTCGTTCAACAAATGAATACAGAATTCAAACAATTACATACGGCAATTGGAGGTCGAGCATAATCGATGAGACTCACGAATGGATTTGATATCAGCTCGTCCGCATTGACTGCTCAGCGGCTTAGGATGGATGTGATTTCAGCTAACATCGCCAATGCCGACACGACCCGGGCCAAGCTGGTCAACGGCAAATGGGTGCCCTACACACGCAAGCTTGTCACGCTGGAGACCAAATCACAGCCTAACTTTGCACAAACGTTGAAATCGGCAATGGCCGACGGCTCGGGTGAGGGTGTAAGAGTAAGTAAAATTATGGATGATTCATCACCGCTCAAGCAAGTCTATAACCCAACCCATCCCGATGCGGATGCGAATGGATTTGTGATGATGCCAAACGTGGATGTGCTCAAGGAAATGGTCGATATGATTTCGGCAACCCGCTCTTATGAAGCGAATGTGACAGCATTAAACGCATCGAAAGCCATGATCTCGAAAGCTTTGGAAATCGGTAGATAATCGAATGGGGGATTAATTTGATAGACAAAATTAGCAGCAATCCTGTCAGTTTCATCAAGGCTTCACAGCCCGCCAATGCAGCTGAACCAGGAGCAAATGATCTTGGCAAGCAGTTTGGTGCTTTTTTGAATGAGGCCATCAACAGCTTGAATACTCAGCAGGCGACAGTGGATCAATTGAACCAAAGCTTTATCAAGGGCGAGCTTTCTGATGTCCATCAATTAACGATTGCATCTGAAAAAGCGACTTTGGGCTTGGAGTTGACGGTGCAGGTCAGAAACAAGATTGTTGAGGCTTACCAGGAAGTCATGAGGACGCAACTATAGAGATTTGATGTGAAATTGGCCTGATGAGGTGGAACAGTGAACGAGACCGTACTCCAGTATTGGAATCAAATGAAACAATATTGGAATAGATACAGCAAGACACAAAAAATCACATTCATAGCCATCGTAGTTTTGTTGGTTCTTAGTGTGAGCATCATCAGCTATAACATGTCCAAGACGCAGTATTCACTTGCTTTTACCGATCTTCAGCCCAGTGACGCGGCTGCCATTAAAGGTTACCTGGATACAGCCAAAATTCCTTATCACTTGAGCGCAGACGGCAAGAGCATTGAAGTTCCGACCAATCAAGTTGCGAATGTAAAAATAAATGTAGAATCACAAGGGTTAAACAAGAATGGTTCGCTTGGATTTGCAGCATTCCGGGGGAACAGCTCATTTGGAATGACAGACAATGAGTTTAGAGTCAAATACGCGGATGCCGTACAAGGTGAACTGCAGCAATTGATCAACTCCAATGAAGCGATCAGCAGCTCCAAAGTACTCATTTCATTGCCTGAAGCCAGAGCTTTTCTGAAGCCTGAAGAAGAGAAGGCTACCGCATCCGTAGTTCTGCAGATTAAGCAAGGCTACAAGCTGGATCAAGCAAAGGTAGATACCATTTATAACCTGGTTTCACATAGCGTGAAAAATTTGCCGCTTGAAAATATTACAATCTCCAATCAATACGGAGAGAATCTAAGCTCGTCGAGAATAAGCGGAAACAGTTCAAGCAGTTTGGTTTCCAGTCAGTTTGAGATAAATAATCAATTTAGAAAAGACTTGCAGAACAATATTACCAACCTGCTTGGTACCATACTGGGCAAGGATAAGGTTATTGTCAGTGTGTTCTCCACGATGAATTTCGATCAAAAGAGATCCACGGAGAATTTAGTTACTGCGCCGAATCAAGTGGATCAAAAGGGTTTGGAGATTTCGCTTCAACAAGCATCCAAGTTGTATACAAGCGATAGTGGTTCAGCGACTAGCGGTGTTCCGGGGACGGGAACGACAGATGTTCCTGGATATCCTGGAAGCTCCGGCTCGGGCAAGTCATCATCTGAAGAAACCAGCAAAACCGTGAATTCGGAAGTCAACCATATCAAGAACGATATAATCGCTTCTCCTTATGTGGTCAAAGACCTCAGCATCAACGTGGGAATCGAGCCTCCAATCAAGGATGATCCCACTTCATTGACCGCAGAAACAAAAACAGCCGTTCAGGATGCTCTGGTCAATATTGTTAGAGCCTCACTGGCAGATAATAAAATTGTTTATACTGACGCAGATTTGACTAAAAAGGTTACAGTTTTCGCACATTCTTTTGTCCGACCAACAGACGCGAATACGACAACAACTCAAACCTACGTGACTTACGGTGCTTTGGCGCTTGCAGCATTAGCGATAGGCGGTATCGTCGTGTTCATGCTAATGAGGCGCAGAAGAGCACAGCAGCTGGAGGCCGAAATGGCCCTGCCTGCCAAAGTCGAGCTGCCGACGATCGATATCGAGAATATATCTAACGAAAATCAAGTGCGCATACAGTTGGAAACTCTAGCGAAAAAAAGGCCGGAGGATTTCGTCAACTTGCTGCGTACCTGGTTAGTAGACGAATAGAGGTGCAAATGCGTGGC includes:
- the fliE gene encoding flagellar hook-basal body complex protein FliE — protein: MIDKISSNPVSFIKASQPANAAEPGANDLGKQFGAFLNEAINSLNTQQATVDQLNQSFIKGELSDVHQLTIASEKATLGLELTVQVRNKIVEAYQEVMRTQL
- the codY gene encoding GTP-sensing pleiotropic transcriptional regulator CodY; amino-acid sequence: MSLLNKTRRLNRLLQKEAGNAVSFMDMTEVLKDTVNANIYVVSRKGKILGYAITSEIVSSELNRAILKERRFPDEFNSHLMKVAETTSNLDQSSPYHYFTDQMKSVFEYNYMTIVPIIGGGERLGTLILTRNNAPFVDDDLILAEYGSTVIAMEILRERAEEIEVEARGKAVVQVAVGSLSFSEIEAVEHIFEELEGKEGLLVASKIADRVGITRSVIVNALRKLESAGVIETRSLGMKGTYIRILNDQLIQGIEQLKTKL
- the flgB gene encoding flagellar basal body rod protein FlgB, producing the protein MHFLLNKPGFNLMERSLDASTLRQKVIANNIANVDTPYFKRSDVAFEEILQNEMSVSTPSIIGYRTDPRHFLIGNSKLGATPEIRTDQNSTINNNLNNVDMDYEMSLMAKNQLKYNVLVQQMNTEFKQLHTAIGGRA
- the trmFO gene encoding FADH(2)-oxidizing methylenetetrahydrofolate--tRNA-(uracil(54)-C(5))-methyltransferase TrmFO, with the translated sequence MPDIQKVTVIGAGLAGSEAAWQIANQGVPVTLYEMRPVRRTPAHITDKFAELVCSNSLRANGLTNAVGVLKQEMRLMNSLILAAADKHAVPAGGALAVDRDGFSGEITSTLRNHPLIEVRNEEVGSLPEGITLVATGPLTSPALSEELKQLMGEEYLYFYDAAAPIIEKDSIDMDKVYLASRYDKGEAAYLNCPMTEEEFQNFYDALISAEVAELKEFEKEIYFEGCMPIEVMAKRGQQTVLFGPMKPVGLINPHTGKMPHAVVQLRQDNAAGTLYNLVGFQTHLKWGEQKRVLSLIPGLEHAEFVRYGVMHRNTFINSPQLLKSTYQFKRRADLFFAGQMTGVEGYVESAASGLIAGLNAGRFAQGKDMLNLPQETALGSMAAYITTADFKHFQPMNANFGLFPPLGEKIRNKKLKYEMLANRALERIENFSQELHNI
- the hslU gene encoding ATP-dependent protease ATPase subunit HslU encodes the protein MNKNALTPKQIVQELDRYIVGQKKAKKSVAIALRNRYRRSLLDESIRDEIVPKNILMIGPTGVGKTEIARRLAKLVGAPFVKVEATKFTEVGYVGRDVESMVRDLVETSIRMVKAERTEIVKDKAEQMANERIVHLLVPVPSRSKAQRNPLEMIFGGQNQQEAEEVAPDPNIAAKREKVSERLAAGELEQDIIEIEVEDNSNSMLDMLSGQGNEQMGMNMQEMLGSLMPKRTKKRKLMIKEARKVLIQEEAQRLIDMDEVIQESVNRAEQSGIIFIDEIDKIAGSSRGGGPDVSREGVQRDILPIVEGSTIVTKYGPIKTDFVLFIAAGAFHISKPSDLIPELQGRFPIRVELSNLTLEDFVLILKEPKNALTKQYTALLQTEGIHVEFSDEAIMEIAQIAVEVNQNTENIGARRLHTILEKLLEDLSFEAPELTLDQFVINPEYVREKLSEIVQNRDLSQYIL
- the flgC gene encoding flagellar basal body rod protein FlgC; amino-acid sequence: MRLTNGFDISSSALTAQRLRMDVISANIANADTTRAKLVNGKWVPYTRKLVTLETKSQPNFAQTLKSAMADGSGEGVRVSKIMDDSSPLKQVYNPTHPDADANGFVMMPNVDVLKEMVDMISATRSYEANVTALNASKAMISKALEIGR
- the fliF gene encoding flagellar basal-body MS-ring/collar protein FliF, giving the protein MNETVLQYWNQMKQYWNRYSKTQKITFIAIVVLLVLSVSIISYNMSKTQYSLAFTDLQPSDAAAIKGYLDTAKIPYHLSADGKSIEVPTNQVANVKINVESQGLNKNGSLGFAAFRGNSSFGMTDNEFRVKYADAVQGELQQLINSNEAISSSKVLISLPEARAFLKPEEEKATASVVLQIKQGYKLDQAKVDTIYNLVSHSVKNLPLENITISNQYGENLSSSRISGNSSSSLVSSQFEINNQFRKDLQNNITNLLGTILGKDKVIVSVFSTMNFDQKRSTENLVTAPNQVDQKGLEISLQQASKLYTSDSGSATSGVPGTGTTDVPGYPGSSGSGKSSSEETSKTVNSEVNHIKNDIIASPYVVKDLSINVGIEPPIKDDPTSLTAETKTAVQDALVNIVRASLADNKIVYTDADLTKKVTVFAHSFVRPTDANTTTTQTYVTYGALALAALAIGGIVVFMLMRRRRAQQLEAEMALPAKVELPTIDIENISNENQVRIQLETLAKKRPEDFVNLLRTWLVDE
- the hslV gene encoding ATP-dependent protease subunit HslV yields the protein MDATFHATTIFAIRHQGKGAIAGDGQVTFGNSMIMKGSAKKVRRLYRGKVIAGFAGSVADAITLFEKFEGKLEEHHGNLQRAAVELAKDWRQDRVLRRLEAMMIVMDAAGLLLISGNGEIIEPDDGMLAIGSGGSFALAAGRALHRHASHLTAKDIAKASLETAADICVFTNHNIIVEEIE
- the topA gene encoding type I DNA topoisomerase, which encodes MADSLVIVESPAKAKTIGKYLGSKFIVKASMGHIRDLPKSQIGVEVDNNFEPKYITIRGKGTILKELKDASKKVKRIYLAADPDREGEAIAWHLAHYLDVDSDEACRVVFNEITKDAVKDAFKTPRKINQDLVNAQQARRILDRLVGYKISPLLWKKVKKGLSAGRVQSVAVKLIMDRENEINAFDPEEYWSISVLLAAGKSSFEAKYHSMKGEKRELHSEDAVKQVMDAMGNADFIVQEIKEKERQRNPSPPFITSSLQQEAARKLNFRASKTMSVAQQLYEGIDLGKEGTVGLITYMRTDSTRISPIAQEEAKEYIIGKFGAAFYPETPRVYTKKNANAQDAHEGIRPTSVLRAPEMVKEFLSKDQFRLYKLVWDRFVASQMSSAVLDTMTVDLTAGDTLFRANGSKMKFQGFMKVYVESNDDGTTEEDKLLPPLTQGDKLKKESIEPKQHFTQPPPRYTEARLVRALEEMGIGRPSTYAPTLETIQKRGYVAIDEKKFIPTELGELVIQLMTEFFPEILDVEFTAHMEEELDFVEEGKEDWVKVLDTFYTSFEKRLEFAEEEMKEIEIQDEVSDEICEKCGKHLVYKMGRFGKFLACSGFPDCRNTKPIVKDIGVTCPTCKEGKIVERRSKKGRIFFGCDRYPACDFVSWDKPVDKPCPECGSLLVEKRNKNGIIIQCVQCDFKEEKEEPNDEN